TGGCCTGGAGCGGGCTGTGGCCTGGATCTGCGGACTGCCGCATATCCGCGAGACGATCCCATATCCGCGGATGTTGAGCCGCAACTACCCTTAGTCCAACTGGAGGCGTCATGTCAATGCGCGCCATTCCGGCGTCGGCGATTATACGCGCACGCCTGACACTGCTCCAATTTGTGTTAGCCCGCTATGGCTGGCTAGCGCTGCTGATCGGCTACGCGACCATCACGCTGTTCGGCCCGGGCGGAGGCGACGCCTTCAATTTCTATGTTCGCCCCCACTGGTCAGGGGCGACTGCCCCGGCATGGGTGTTTCTGTTCACCGCGCCGGCCACACCGCTCGGGTGGCCGCTGCGCTGGACCGCACTGGTGGTCGTGAGTGTACTCGGCGCGGTCTGGGCACGGCGCGCAACCGGGGATCAGCGGTGGTGGATTCCGGTCATGAGCCACTCGTTTGTGGTGAACATCTGGCTCGGACAGATAGAGGTCGTCGCGCTGATCGGGGTCGGGCTGGCGTGGCTGGTGATGCAAAAGAAGCTGCATCCGGCGTGGCTCGGAATCGCGATGCTGGGGCTGCTGGCTAAGATCCAGGTCGGCGCGGGGCTGGCCCTGCTTTTCGCATTCTGGATCTGGCGCGAACAGGGGTTAAGGCCGCTGATCATCGGCGCTGCGGCGTCATTGGCCGTGGTGGCCGCGACGCTGGTGATCTATCCGGGTTGGCCGGCAGACTACCTGGTGGCGATCCAGACGCTGGCACCACAGGATCAGATATGGAATGGGGCGATCTTTCCATACGGACTGCTGTTGATTCCGGTAGCTTTGTATCCGGGCGATGTGGGCAAGATCCGGCGAGCGCGCATGTTTGCGTGCATCACTCTGCTGGCAAGCCCATATTTCGCATGGTATCACCCCGCCACGGCAATGCTGCTTGAGACGCGCGTTTCGCTCATGTGGCTGTCCTGGGTGGATGCCCTGCCGCGGATTTTCCTCGGTTACAAGCGCAACGGATGGCTTTTGCCGCTGGTGATGGTGTGCTGGGATGTCTGGCAAATCTGGCGGGAGCGGCGGGCAATGGAACGCAGCGCCGCGAAACCTTAACATTAAATCTCCTCCAAATCGCTTTACATTGTGCGGAAACCTGCTATCCTTGTTTAAGCCTGTGTTAACGCATTACGCAGGGTCTTAACATTGAGCTGGAGGCCGCCATGAACGCACAAACCGCACTGAATGTTGCTGGACGCTGCTCTGAGTTAGTCGCTTTGTGTGCACGCTTTCAGGCAGCGCATGGCCGCCACCCTACCCTGAAACCTGGAAGCACCGGCGCAGAATGGCAGATGTACCACGCCATCCTTGAGAAGCAGGTCGAAATCGCGCGACTGCTCGAACCAACCGTCGTGAAGCAGCCCGGAGAGCCGGTTAATCAATGGTGGAAGCGCCAGGATGTGATCGACCTGAGCATCGCCAGCGACATTCATAAAGAGTCGGGACGTCTAATCTCGTGCTGTGCATATCTGGACGCCGATCCCGTGGCTAACCAGTGGTCGTACTCGGTACACGCGTCGCAAGCGGCGATCGCGGCGCAGCTGCATCCAATGGCGCGGGCAACCGCCCTTGAGTCGATGCCGATCGCAGCGAACTAGTAACACGTCATTCTGATTGAGTAAAGCAGGCCATGGGTTCAGGCACTTAGTCAGCCCCGGTTCGATTGAAACCGCGCTGCAGCCGAAATCCCCTGGCCTGCTTTTGTTATCCCGGCGCTGATTGACAAGGACTCCCAATCGTGATAGTCTGTTTTTGCGTTTAACCGCATTTGCGGTTATACGGGTAAACAGGGGGAACACGATGCTATTTAAGTCAGATGTCGTACTGGCCCCGCGCGCCGTTACGGTGCGCGTCGTCTTCGATCCCGCCCGCACCCTCATCAATTCGCTAGGCATGTTGAACCTGACCGAGCTGCGTTCCGGGCTTGGGGAGTGGATCAACCAGACCGTCGCAGCGATGCCACCTGATCTACGCCGAGACAACGAAGTCGCCGGTCAACTCTTTGACGTGATCGATTTTGCCGACGACCCGATGGATTTCCCCGTGTTGATCGACCGTATCGAGGCGCAGGACATGACCGAAGCGCTCTCCAGACTGACCGCGCACATCGCGCACGTGGCGGACGTCGATCCCAAAGTCGTTCTCGAGAGCCGTGAGCGCTATGTTGATATCATCCAGGGCTACTTCGCCAAGAAGGGCGACGAGTGTGACGCTGAGACGGTGGGCGCCTCGTACGATTACATGGTCGACGCTGCGAAGTGCCAGCAATTCCTGGTGACACATCTGCGTACGATGTGGACGTCGTACATCGAGGCGGAATGGACCCGCGTACGGCCGGTGCTGCTGGATACCGTCTCTGCTTTCGACAAGCTCGATCTCAGCGACCTGACCCCGCTGGAAGCGATTCAAGTGGTGACCGGACGCGATCTGACGAACTTCTGGAAAGACGAAGACGAGACGGAAGAGCTGATCTTTATTCCATCGACGCACTGCGGTCCGTATGTTTCGCAGTGGGGCAAGAATGAGAAGAACCGCACCTACATCATCTATGGTGCGCGAATCCCGGAAGGCGTAGAGAGTTTTTCAACCGAGTTGAGCCTGCGAGAACTGCTGGTTCAGTTCACGGCGCTCGCAGACGATACACGGCTGCACATCCTTGCGCTGCTGACAACGCACCGCGAGCTATGCTCACAGGATTTCCAGCAGATGCTGGACCTGAGTCAATCGGCGACGTCACGGCATCTGAGGCAGTTGGTCGCATGCGGCTTTCTGAACGAACGCCGCCGCGACCTCAATAAGTACTTCAGCCTCAATCCGCGCCGGGTACAGGAGACAGCGGCGTCGATGCGTATGCTGTTGAGCCGGAAATAGATATGCAGTTCGATGTATTGACGCTGTTCCCTGAGATGTTCGAGGGGCCGATGAACGCGTCGATGATGTGGAAGGCGCGCGACCGGGGATTGCTGTCGCTGCACGTACACAATATCCGCGATTGGAGCACGGACAAACACCGCACGGTCGATGATGCGCCATACGGCGGCGGCGGCGGCATGTTGATGCGCGTCGACGTGCTGCATGCCGCCGTCAAGGGCGTGATCGGCGACGAGAGTCCGCCGGTCATTTTCATGTCGCCCCAGGGCCGCCTGCTCTCGCATGAGGTCGCAGCAGAACTTGCACAGCATCCGCGCATCGTGCTGCTGTGCGGGCATTACGAAGGCATCGACGAACGCGCGCGCGATCTGTTCATCACCGACGAGATCAGCATCGGGGATTACGTGCTGACGGGCGGCGAACTGGCGGCGATGGTGGTGATGGACGCGGTCCTCAGACACGTCCCGGGGCTTCTTGGCTCAGATGGGGCGCACGAGCGAGACAGCCACGCCGATGGTCTGCTGGAAGGCCCGCACTATACGCGTCCGGCCGTTTATGAGGGACTTGGCGTGCCGCAGGTCCTGCAGGATGGCAACCATCAGCAAATGGCCGAGTGGAGACGCGAGCAGCAGCTCCGGCGGACATGGCAAAGCCGTCCAGATCTGCTATATTCCGCACCACTCGACGAACGCGACCGGTACTTTCTCGCGAGATTGGCTGACGAGGAGTCACAAAAGCCGAGCCGCTAAACCATTGCGTGTTTGTTTACTGCCGCATCGTCTTGTAACGTGGTACACTCAATGCGAATTGGACACCGGCCGCCGCTGTGCCGGACTCACTGAGGCAACCAAAGTGCGGAAAACGCAGTACCGAAGCGACGCCCTGGAAGAAAAACTGCGGACGCTTTACGCCATAGTGGACGGCGTGAAGGCCGCAGTCATCGTCAATAAGGACGGTCTGCTGGTGGCTGCATATCCGCCGGGCAACGAAGATAATCCCCACGAGAATCCGACCAGTAGCCCGCAAGTGGCCGCGATGTCTGCCACGCTGATCAGCCTGGCAGAGCGGACACTTGGACGCCTGGCGCAAGGCGACCTCGAACGATTGATGATGGAAGCCGAAGAGGGCGTGATGGTGGTATATCCGGCCGGACGCGCCTCACTGGCGGTGCTGGCCGCAAAAGATGCGCGAATGGCGTATGTACTATACGCGGCAAAGCGCGCCGCAGAAGAAATCGCCGGCATCCTGGGGTCGTAGAACCCGTATCAAAGCCGGAACACAGACCGGTGATGCTCAATCCAGGAAATTGATCAGGATTTTCAAACGCCCCAGCTTCAGCCAATCTCCGTCATACAGGGGATGCTCGATATACGGGGCAAGCTTCTCGTTATTCACATAAGTGCCATTGCGACTACTCAAGTCCTGCACACACACCCGATCTTCGTGCAGGAGCAGTTCCGCATGAAGCCGGGACACGCCGTCTTCGTGCGCATTGTATTTCGTAAGGTCGATTTCGGGCTGCTTCATGGCTTCCGGATCGTAGCGCCCGAGGATAACGGGGTCCAAGCGCACTTCGACCATCAAAGGCGGCATTTCGCCACGGATAAGCAGCTGAATCGCGATACTAACGTGATCGTCAAAATCGTTGAGATTCATCCTGGACCCGTCGCAGTTTGTACGTGATCAGGCAAGATCGTCTCCGCATCACGTATTGCTGGAAACAAGTAAGCGCATAACGCTACGATAATACCCAATAAGCCGGCAATCACAAACATTAGTGATATCCCGGACCCGGGTCCCACGCCCACCAACCAGCCAAACGTGGGAGCAAGCGCCCCCCCCTCGATCATTCCCGGGGTGAAAACACGATCGGCAAGCGGCCCCGCAATCAGCATAGCGACAGGAACCGTAATCTGCGCGATGAGGCGGCGGACCGCAAAGACACGCCCCTGCACATCCGGCGCGACTTTCG
Above is a window of Candidatus Flexicrinis proximus DNA encoding:
- a CDS encoding FHA domain-containing protein encodes the protein MNLNDFDDHVSIAIQLLIRGEMPPLMVEVRLDPVILGRYDPEAMKQPEIDLTKYNAHEDGVSRLHAELLLHEDRVCVQDLSSRNGTYVNNEKLAPYIEHPLYDGDWLKLGRLKILINFLD
- a CDS encoding winged helix-turn-helix transcriptional regulator, whose product is MLFKSDVVLAPRAVTVRVVFDPARTLINSLGMLNLTELRSGLGEWINQTVAAMPPDLRRDNEVAGQLFDVIDFADDPMDFPVLIDRIEAQDMTEALSRLTAHIAHVADVDPKVVLESRERYVDIIQGYFAKKGDECDAETVGASYDYMVDAAKCQQFLVTHLRTMWTSYIEAEWTRVRPVLLDTVSAFDKLDLSDLTPLEAIQVVTGRDLTNFWKDEDETEELIFIPSTHCGPYVSQWGKNEKNRTYIIYGARIPEGVESFSTELSLRELLVQFTALADDTRLHILALLTTHRELCSQDFQQMLDLSQSATSRHLRQLVACGFLNERRRDLNKYFSLNPRRVQETAASMRMLLSRK
- a CDS encoding roadblock/LC7 domain-containing protein, whose protein sequence is MRKTQYRSDALEEKLRTLYAIVDGVKAAVIVNKDGLLVAAYPPGNEDNPHENPTSSPQVAAMSATLISLAERTLGRLAQGDLERLMMEAEEGVMVVYPAGRASLAVLAAKDARMAYVLYAAKRAAEEIAGILGS
- the trmD gene encoding tRNA (guanosine(37)-N1)-methyltransferase TrmD, yielding MQFDVLTLFPEMFEGPMNASMMWKARDRGLLSLHVHNIRDWSTDKHRTVDDAPYGGGGGMLMRVDVLHAAVKGVIGDESPPVIFMSPQGRLLSHEVAAELAQHPRIVLLCGHYEGIDERARDLFITDEISIGDYVLTGGELAAMVVMDAVLRHVPGLLGSDGAHERDSHADGLLEGPHYTRPAVYEGLGVPQVLQDGNHQQMAEWRREQQLRRTWQSRPDLLYSAPLDERDRYFLARLADEESQKPSR